The genome window CTTGGATGGTTGTGCAGCTAGTGCCTAAGCTTGAACAATGGGTTTCGTGCTCTCATGCTTGCTAAGATTTGCATGCTTGATCATTTTGGCATAATATCACTTGGCAGCCAAGTCCAACATGAAGGCCAATCAACATTAGGCACCATCCAATGATTAAGTCAGGTTCGGCTCAATTATCACTCTTAATGCACTTAGATCTCAACCAAATATCATATTCAATCACAAACTCGTGATGATTTAACATTACATTTGATACTTTAGCTAAGTGATATGATGATCTAGCATGCAAATCTAGCAACTTTAGGTAGCAGATAACCTAATTTTCTGTTAAAAAAAAGACATAATGCCTCACAGGTCACAGTTGGTTTTACGTAAATCTCCACCCCGTATGCAGACAGATGATGAAGTGCCCCAACACCCATGCAGATAGCCAAATACTCTTAACCGATCATGTTTCAGAAATATGCACGACCTAAGCACCAACAGCTAACAACAGAACAAGCTAAGCCTGCCCATGATGAGTCGCTTCACAACCGGTGCCGTTGTGAAATGGGTACGTCAGCTCGGGGTCATCTCAGAGATCAGCCCGAACCATCGAGCGAATTCGTCACAGTCTGCACGAGCGTGAACGATTCTTTACAGTCCCCTACACGGTAAGCAATGTTTACAGCAACTTCACCTATCTATTCAACGACAAATATCCCACGGAAACAGCACAAGGATCGCCTAGCGCCGAAGCAGCCACGCACCAAATCCGACCCCAACAGCCGACAAGCTCCACCGTGAAATCGCAAGCTACAAGCCGCGacaccgccgccgcgcgccttcAAGGCGAACTAAACCACCAGATCTACCCGAGACAGCCGCACGCACCAACCGAAGCGAAGAGGGGGGGACACACACGCTAAAATACTCGACGGAAAACACACGAGGCGATGGGGACGGATCCGGATCGGTAGGGGCTGGGGTTCACCCGCGCCGATCTGGCCGGAGCGGAGGCCGGGAAAAATTCACCCAGAAAATCACGCGGACACGGCTTCTTTCTTCTCACCTTtttgcaggcaggcaggcaggcaggcagcagACGAGAGGTTGGGGAACGGGGACGCCGAGAGGAGAGAGACGTCTTCTCTCTCTTCTTCCGCCCCGGGTCCCTCGCTCGCTTGTGGTGCGAGACGGGTTTCAACTTTCAAAGCGGGTCCGAGTCGGCTTTTATCCATTTTCTCTGCGGCAAGAGGAGTGGAACGTTCGTCCTACGTTGCCGGCCGGGTCCGAGTGTCTGGTTTGCATTGCTCGACTTCCCGCAGTTGACTTGggcttagggatgaaaacggacggaaaaaaTCCCGTCCCGACCCGCCCCATTTTCCACATTTAACCCGCCCGTTTTCGGATTTCCGGAAAAGTACGGGTTCGGGACGGGTTACGGGTTGGCCGTCGACGGGAGCGGGACGGAAACGGGAAATGCTATTTTCCGTTCGGATTGTCGGGATCCCGTATTCGGTCGGGATATTTCCATATTTATTCCGGATTTAACCCGAAGCGGAGTCACAAGTAAAGGCCTAAATCTACCAAGCCCAACCCAACATCCCAACAGCCCAACAGGATACAGCCTACAGGCTTGGGCTCCACGCGACGCGACCACGCTACTCCTGCACGGCTGCACTCGGTCAGACGATGCAAATTGCTAAAGTCCATGCGACCATGCTAATTGCTAATTGCTAAAGTGAAACCCTAAGTATTTTTTTTCTTCCAGCCATCCGTCCGTCCGCCGACAACACGAGACGTCGCGACACTCACCCGTCCGGCCGTCCGCCGACCGCCGTCCAGGCCATCCTGCTGTTCGCCGACCGCCGTCCAGGTTGTCCTGCTGTTCGCCGACCGCCGTCGAGGCCGTCCTGCTATCGCCAACACTGCTGTCCAGGCGTCCAGGCGTCGTTCTCCAGCCGTCGAAGCCGTCCCGTCGGTCCAGCCGTCCAGGCGTCGAAGACACGGCCGTCGAAGTCGTCGGTCCAGCCGTCCAGGCGTCGTTCTCCAGCCTCCAGGCTCCATCTGCCGTCTGCCGAGCCGAGTGCCGAAGACACGGCCAGTACCGCAGCCGCAGTACGTACGTGTATGTCTCTCTCGCCAAGCTCCAAATCCAATTCAGGCATCCAGCGCATTTGGTTAACTGATTGTTTGGTTAATTGTTCAATTGTTCATAGAGTGGCGTATTGGCATTTGATTGTTTGCAGTAGTTGAGACTCGATATGTCTCACTCTGGAACAGGacccggaggaggaggagcacgCCATTCAGACTCAATGCCTGCGGAGTCAGAGACTGGGAACAACAACCTAGGTTTGGAAAGCATATTGCCACTGCCTCCACAGCCGCAGCGACCACCACTACCTCCTTCTGTgagaggcagcagcagcagctctgTTTCAGCAGGTATGTGTTTTTTTATTGCAGAGTTGCAGTGTATTGTTGATTTCAGAGTATGAACTTGAACATGTCTAATAGTGTATTGTCAATTCTTTGAAAGGAAACAAGAGAAAAACAAGTGGAAGCTCTATGGGTGCACCAATTGTTCAGTCGTCATCTTCAGCACAAGCAGCTGAAAATAAAGATGCAAATAAATTGGTTGTCGCAGACACAAGTAATACTGGTACTAGAGCTGTAGCTTCTGTTGATATAGCGGGCcttgatgatgatgaggaggacaTACCAGAGGATATGACTGGAACAGGAAAGAGACAAAAGAGGCGCACATCTATTGTATGGAAGTATTTTACCAAAGAAACTGTGGAAGTGGAGGTGAATGGCAAGAAGTTTGAGCAGCTTTGGGCCTACTGTAACTTTCCAAAATGTAAGCAGAGATATAGAGCTGAGTCTAATCATGGAACAAATGCATTCCGCAACCATCTGAGGTCACATCATAGTATTGTCAAAGGACAGCTAGAACTAAAGGCAGAAAAGGATAATGGAAAAGATGTCACCACTATTCAGCCTTTTAGGTATGATCCGGATGCTAGTCTTAGAAAATTCTATTTAGCAGTAATCATGCATGAGTACCCATTCAACATTGTTGAGCATGATTATTTTGTTGATTTCATCAAGTCGTTGAGGCCTAATTTTGCCTTCAAGTCTAGAGTGACTGCTAGGAAAGATATACTTGACATATACtttgaagaaaaagaaaaattgtaTGCCCAATTGAAAAATGTAACATGTCGCTTTAGTGCAACAATGGATATTTGGACATCATGCCAGAACAAATCATACATGTGTGTGACATTGCACTGGATAGATGATTCTTGGCATATTCAGAAGAGAATTGTGGGGTTTTTTCATGTAGAAGGAAGGCATACTGGTATTAAGTTGGCACAGTGCTTTACTGAAGTGATGGTAAAATGGTTTGCTGAGAAGAAATTGTTTTCATTGACCTTGGATAATGCATCAAATAATTTAGTGGCAGTCAAAGACATTATTCAAGATCTTAGAGTGAATGCttcttcttgtttgatttgtgatGGAATATTCTTTCATATTAGATGTGCATGCCACATACTCAACTTGGTTGCTAGAGATGGGCTTGCTGTTATTTCAAAAGCACTGGAAAAGATAAAAGATTTGGTACTAACTGTGAAGGGCTCTCCCTTGCAATGGGAGGAACTTATGAAGCGTGCTACTGAGTGTGGATTGGATACATCAAAGGGAATTCAACTAGATGTTTCCACAAGGTGGAATTCAACTTACATGATGCTAAGGGATGCATTGCACTATGTGTGTTTGATGTCCGAGATAGTGATTCCCAATTCATGAATGAAGATGGCGAGCTGTGAAGAAATCTTGCAAATGTGTGTTTGATGTCATGGACTCATGAAGACATTGAAGAACTTATATTGTGTCCATATGTGTGTGTCCGTGTGTGACTGAGACTATTATTTTGTTAACTATTATTGTGTCTGGACTGAATTTATGTAAGTTTACTTGTTGGATTTGGATTTGTGCTATGTGCTCATGTACTATTGTGGACTTATTTTCTTGTTGTTCAATGGCTATGTCGGTGGACTTATTTTCCTGTTGTTCAATTGCTATGTGGTTAACTTGTCATGTAATCATGTGGTCATGTGGACTTTTTTCCGGTTAATTTTTCCGTTGAGGCAATTTCCGTTCGTTTTCGGTTAATTTTCGGTCGTTTTGGTTCGTTTCCGTAAACCCGTATAACCCGGACCCGTTTCCGCCCGTGGTTGTTCCGCTCCCGCTCCCATTTCCGACGAAGAATTACGGGAGCGGAAACGGGAGAAGGGTTTTTCCGTCCGTTTCCGTCCGTTTTCATCGCTACTTGGGCTGGGTCTGGGTCTCCAAGACTCCAACCATGAATGGGCTCGGCTGACTGGTCAGTGCTTACTGCTTAGTACCTTCAATCGATACTGATCGATATATTAAAAGGTTCGATTGATATCGATCTAAATTGGTCGGTATGTATCAACTTTAGTAACTTGACATATTTGATTAGTCTTAAAGTTGAGCAAAAAACTTTATAAACAATTTTAGAATTCGGACCATATAATTTTTACATTAAGAATTATGTGATTTTTTTACATTTTATGAATTATAAAATTTTATTTATGTTTCATAAGTTATGTATTTTTTATGGTTAATAAATTATATAAATCTAATTTTCTtaattatatatatttgtttatttattttaacAAAATGCCATGTTTTATGTCAGCTAAAAGTCTATAAAATGATGTGTGGATGAGGTGGTTGTAGACCGCCGATAAAAACTATGCACTAGAGCTTTATGGTAGATAAGCGTTGAGAATCGATAGTACGAACACTAGCTAATGTGATAGTAAAAAATATGGTTGCATATCGAGTcaactcggctcggctcggctcgtttgagCTTATCTTGTTAACCTAACGAGCCATAGAGTTGCCTTGGCTCTTTTACAAGTTCGAACTGGCTCGTTTAAGTTGTGACCAGAACAGAAAAAATAATATGTATATCATAATCAACTTCTAGTTAATtttttaacaatagaaaatagtaattatactcatagtttcacataCCACATCAATGTAACATCAAATTAACACAACTCATCGCTCATCAATTCATTATCCACGCACATGTTCAATAGTTTAATCCACACTTATGTTCGCATAGACCAATTTGACATATAGACATAGTTCATCCATCACTAGTTTAACTTATAGTCATAGACACCACACACATATATAACATGTTAATCAATTGTTACATAAATTATATGTATATAGTTTTGTTTTGctgaaatgtgatagctcgtttagctcACGAGGTGGCTCGTTAACAAATCAGCTAGAATGCTAGCTCAGCTTAGCTAGTGAAAAAAAAATCAAACGAGCCGATCCAAGTCGAGCTAACCACGAGTCGATGAATCACGAGCATTGCATTCGGTCCCGGTCCTAGTAAATACAGACCCACAAGGTGTAAACTAAGACAGTAAAGTGCCACAAGCATACGTGAACATGCAACCACAGTCCCGTAACCCAATCCAAGGCTCGTCTTTTTTTTCTACATGCCAACCCAACTTAGGACACCATGCTATACCTAAGTCGCTCCCTCAGCATGAATGCATGATGGAAAGCATGGCACAGTCGAGCCAAAAACAACAAACACGGTCCGGAACCGCTAAGCCAGAGGAAAGGGAGTGAACATACCTCTAGTTGCTCTCGCCCGCTGCCCCAGCAAGGCCACAAGCCCTATGATCCTTTCCCATTCTAAGAGAACTTTGTTTTTTTAAAAACATAGTTTATAATACCATAAGTTATTGAACGTCATGACATAACCATGATATATTTCGCATCAATCCAATTCAACACATATTTAGTCACAATATCGGTAAAACTATGATTTAAAATATAGAGTTTTTAGATGTGCTCTCAAACGTATTTTAGTCTAAAATATTATGATATGTTCAAATATCACAATATTATCTTGGAATTAAAAAAATACTGTTTTCTTGCAACCCTAAGCCTTGATCCCTAATTTCCTATTCGCCTCTCTTGCCACGGTGTCTCTGGCGTCTCGCATCGCCACCTGCCACTGTGTTACCTCTCCCATTGTCGTCATCTCTAGCGACCTCTCTGCCATTGGATCATACATGTTTTCTCTCCTTATCCTCAGTGTCTATCACGACTACTCTAGGGTCTGTAGCAACATCAGCTGTGATAGCTTCAGAGAAATCTGTGTAAGGCTGGTGGCAACGCGGGCGGTAGCGCGGGCGAGAGAGAGCTGCTACCGCCCGCGCGTGGGCGAGAGGCGGGCGAGAGGcgggcgagagggaggcgagAGCGAGGCGAGGCACTAGCGGGGCGAGAGCGACGTGGCGCGATCTGACTGGTCCACGTGTCAcgatctgattggtccacgtgtgctagccgttgcaactagccgtttttgaccgtTTGGAGTCCAAAAAATTCGAAAAAAAATTGCAAAAAATCACTTAAAGCTAGCTAGATCAACTGCATTAGAGTGTCTAGAGAAGTTTTGTGAGGGTATCATTCATTGTTATGGGGAGGAGTTCTGTCGTCGACCAAATGTCGCGGATATTCAGCGTCTACTAGCAAAAGCAGAATAGCGTGGCTTTCCAGGCATGCTAGGAAGTATCGATTGTATGCATTGGCAATGGAGGAATTGTCCGGTCGCCCATGCCGGTCAATTCACAAGGGGGGATATCAAATATCCCACCATCATCTTAGAAGTTGTTGCATCGTATGATCGGTGGATCTGGCATGCTTTTTTTGGGGTGGCCGGGTCCAACAATGACATTAACGTACTGAATCAGTCGCCATTATTCAAAGATGTCCTTCAAGGTCAAACACCCATAGTGAACTTCATGGTTAATGGACATGAATACAATATGGGATACTATCTTGCCGACGGCATCTACCCTTCCTGGCCGGTGTTCATCAAGGGTATTCCGCTTCCACAAAGTGAGAAACATCAGTTATTCACAAATGCTCAAGCAGCATGGCGCAAAGATGTTGAGTGCGCTTTTGGAGTGTTGAAATCTCGGTTCAACATTATAGCAGTTCCTGGACGTTTTTACTCTCAACGTACTCTTGGTTTGATCATGCGTGCAGCTAGGATTCAAATGGACAACGAGATGACAGACACATCGATATATACACAACTACTAAATGATTTGGTTGAACATGTATGGGGACATAATAATCATTAGGTTTATGTAATTTTCTATTAATTATTATGTATTTTTAAATCGTcatgtaattttattttaattattacgcaatttgtaatttttaattcaataaaaaatattatgttgtgtgttttctgagcgttgaaataaatctgtgtgaattacttaattctgaaatagaaaagctgatgtggctatagcctgaggctgtagcctACTGCAGCCTGTGCACTGGAGCAGCAGAGGCGAGAGTGGAGGCGAGAGCTAACGTGGCAGGGGCGAGAGGGAGGCTGTGCACTGGACTCAGCCTAAGTAGTACTAGAGAGCATGAGTGTTGAGATTGAGACTCAGTCAGCCGAAAAGTTTGGAACAGTGCCTTAGGCTAATCGCTTCAGTTAGTCTTGTCAAGTTCAGGTCAACAATTAGTCTGATTAATCATGCTTAGTCTACCTGATTATGATTAGTCATAAAACATGTAGAGTGAACCGATTCGCAGTTTAGACTGTTGCAGTTACAATCCATTGAGACAAAATATTGTAGAATTCGTAGTCATATTAAAGCCACGACGAACAAATTCGGCTGCTCTGCAGTTATTCGGACTGCTGCAGCAACAATCTATAGAGACAAAATATTGTATAAACCGCAGATGTATTAAAGCCACAGCGAACAAATTCGGCTGCTCTGCAGTTATTCGGACTGCTGCAGCTACAATCCATAGAGACAAAATACTTTATAAACCGCAGTCGTATTAAAGCCACATCGAACAAATTCGGCTGCTCTGCAGTTATTCGGACTGCTGCAGCTACAATCCATAGAGACAAAATACTGTATAAACCGCAGTCGTATTAAAGCCGCAACGAACAAATTCGGCTGCTATGCAGTTATTCGGACTGCTGCAGCTACAATCCACAGAGACAAAATACCGTATAAACCGCAGTCGGATTAAACCCGCACCAAACTTTCTTTCTTTCTGTACATCAATTCGTGGAAAGCTAATGCCCAGGGACAAATCAATAGATCTTCGGTTTCTGAAATGGGATCGGAGGGAGTGCAGAACCAACCAATCACGTATAATTTATAAGACATAAAACAGACCAAATCATACACATTTTGCAGCACAAAAGGAGCACAGAACGAAGAGCTAGCTAGTGGTGATCATACTGTACTTTACAAGCAGCGGCTGTCATAACGGGCTGAAGGGCTCCGGCAGCGGCTCGAACCGGTGGTCAAACAGCGGGCTTTGGTCGGGCTTGTCGTCGAATCCATGCAGCCAGCTTGTGTTCCGCAAGTCCTCGCTCAGCAGCATTGCTTCATAGCGCGAGCTACCATAGATGTCCAGCTCGATCAGGGTCTCCTTGGTCCTGATGCTCTCCCTGTCTGGCGAACCGGTTGAGCTGCCACCATTGCGTGAGAGAGCTCCGTTCGAGTCCCCAGAGACATAGAGGTGCCCGTTCAAGCTGTTTCCATTGTCAGTGCGGTGCTGGTCGCCTTTTGAGATGCCATGCCCTGGGTCTGATGTCCGAGCTGGACGGACCTTGGCAGCAGCCGAGCGGGTGCTCTGGGGAAACAGGGATGCGCCTCGAATGCCACCCAAGTTCTGCCGAATGTCCTGTCAAAAGTAGTGATAGCTTAGCTTCTTCCAACACTCTCATTTCTGATTCAGTGTTTTAGAATAACCTACCACTGCCTTATGCAGTGTTACAATTTTCAACAAAAAACGATCATCTCTAAAAAGGACTAACTTAACAAACTTTTAGAGACACGTCACTTGAGATAAAGCCACCACATATGGATGCAAATGTGATTTTCCGTCCAACGTGCATTTGAATATTTTAGTATAATACCACCAAAGAACATTTCGCTACTcatttatatatatgtgtgtgtgtattCTTATTTTGGTTTTATATAATAAGAGATGGCATTGGTGACACACAATAACACAGTCAATCTGTCTTTGGGAATAACTCACTTGTCACTTCAGTGCTTATTTGTCCACTTGGAAAATTGAGATGCATGGACTTGCAAAATGTTTCCTAAGCCATGGGCATGATAATTTGACTAAATGCAAAAGATTTGAATCTTGATAGGTCCAAAGTAGGTAAACAGTTTCAGAAGGTAACAAACTAAGTAATTCAATCGATAAAGAACGCAACACTGAAACTAAAATGCAGGATGGTAGCTGATATGAACACAAGGAACATACCATGTGCCTGATAGCCATGTCAAGTGACCTCTTTGATATCGACCTCCCAAATCCATTATCTGTGCCTGTGACAGGTCTTGAGGGTCTATTAGCTTGGCTGTCAACAGTGGACCTTTCAGCCTGTCGATTTTGGTGCCCATTTGTGGGAGTAGAGGTCTTTGATGATGCATCAGAAAATTTACTTCGACTAACAGCAGACACAGAGACCTTCTTCATAGGAGCTGAGGCGGCTGAAGGTTCAGTATTTGGGGTTGATCTTATGCCTAAAGCCATTCCAGGCCGTGATCTGCCAGCAGATAGTGGTCTTTCAGGTAATTTTGTCCTTAGATTTGGTGGAGCTTCATTTGGGAAATCAGGGATATTAAGTGGTCGCACTGGAGCTCGGGGTCGTGGATTCGGAGAACTTGGACGAGATGATGGAGCTGATGAAGGTGCTGAGTTCCGACCACTACTGGCTGCAGACTGGGACACAGATGTAAAGCTGTTGATGCTAGAACTCCGTCCAACAGAAGGAGAACGACCAATAGCTGGAGCCGATGAACGAATTGCAGGTTGGCGTGTAGGTGTAGATGATCGTGAGCTGGAATGGCTCATGGAAGGAATCGAACTTGAGGACAACGAGGTGGCACGGCTTATCCCAGGAACATTACCTGAGGAAGACCCTGATCTGCTTGTTGTACTCGAGGAGGCGCTCGGGCGGCTTATTGTATGAGCTGCACCTGAAGATGAATTGGGAACAATACGGGGTCGGGAATTTGGAGTCGATGGCCTCACATTATGTGTGGATGTGGTCTTGGCAGCAGACGAATCAGTTGAAGAGTTTGGTGCTGTTGGGCGAGTACTTGTAGGAGTAGATGGGCGGGTTTTTGCTGGTGTAGATAGACGAGTTTTAACAGGTGTAGAGGATCTTGCAGGCACTGTACGTGCAGCTGGAACTGATTGTTTTGGTGCGACAACTGTGCTGCTTCGCCTACTAGGGGTTGTAGGTCTTGAAGTCACTGAAGAAATGCTTGTGTTCGGAACTGATGTCCTGTTGTTGCCATTCATGAGAGCCGATTGGATAGATGGTCGGCTGTTACTTCTTGTTGGTCTAGTGGGAACCATCGAATGCCCATTCTCTGTTTGAGATACTGGAAGCTGCAAATGAAACCATTATTATAATTGGTAGAGTTTAGGTAGGTCATAAAGTTATACAACTATTGTTtgtattgttagtagataaagagCGGTATTGATTTCTATTACAATCTTTCCAGGTTAAATAGTAAAGTCCAGCATTAAGTTTGCTAAATAAATACACTATTTCTATTTCTGTACAGCCTTATAGTGCATTCTTCTCACGACATATTTTGCTCCAACAGTTTGTATATGATCAAATACTAAGGTGAAGCCCCATTTACCGAGTAAAAATAAACCACTTCATTCCAAAAGAAATGAGTTGGCGAGTAAGATTGCAAAACATCGCAGGCCACAGTGTGCGGCTGAGAATTATATCTCATAAATTCACTGTTGTCAAGGCTATTCTCATTAATAGGTCAAAATGATTCACATGTGTGACCTCTACGGCTCTATCTCATATATAAAAAGCATGATTTCAAAAAAAATATTGCTCAGAAAAGTAACATTTGATCAGTTTGCAAAGGAAAACCTTCAAATATTAACACATTTAACTTTTAAGCACCAAAATGTAACATACCCTAGATGCTCTAGTAGTTGAGGACGATCTAGTTGCAGTGCGCTTCAGTAAtatatttgaggatggtgtttccTCAGCAAACTCCAGTGCAGGAACACGTGGGGTCCCAGGAGGAGTTAGAAGCCTGTACAACACGAACTAAATTAAGTTAGAGTAGGGAAAACGGGTGATATGTATAACTACAGAAAACAAGCAACCAATTAGTAAGCAAGAAACCAATTATCATGAAATACTGTGAGAAAAAAACACTGCAAATGGTATATTTGACCAGTGACAACTGGCCCTTCTTTTGCAGCATGCTCATGCATCAAATTGACCTTTATCAAATGCCTCAGACCTACCTCCCCAACAATAGGGTTCTCCTAAATATATTTCACTCTTTTCAGCCATACCCCATACTTCGTCCATGCAAGTAATAACTGTATACACATTTGTTGCGTGCCAATTACCAGTCTCCAAGTTGGTTTTCAAAGGGAAGAGAGAGCCCACACAGGACAATCAGCTCACTTCCTTATCGTTTGCTTCAGTATTTTCTTTGCACAGCGACACATTTCCTCCCAACAACCACCACTGCCTACAAAGTCATCTATAGCGAAAAAGATCACCTCACATCCACCACAACAATCAGTCAATCACCACCTAAAAACCCGACATGATCTTGGGCCTTGGCTGATACGGTGGCCTCCAAGATCAAGCCTCCTCAATCATTCAAGCAGCGATTCTTCGAACACCAAAGCAGTTCAATATAATCCCCCTCATGGACAGGCTTCAACTCATTCAAAGCAGTGATCCATACAAATACATCCCCAAAGCAGGGCAGTTCAAGTCACTCCAGGGAGAATACAGCTCTTGTACTGCATTAATCCCCTCTTCAGAAGACACAGTGAAGGGATCATAAACACGCACCCATTAAAAAAAACTAGAACAGCTAACAGGGAAAGAATTCCTCAAAAAAAAAGACAGGGAACAAGCAGGGCAGGCAGGTAAGCTGATACTCACCAATCGTAGTCGTTCTTCCCGATCTCCGAACCCAACAGGTCCTCCATCTCTCGAGCAAGCTATGTTGCCCCCAAACTATGAAAAGGAAAAACAAAAACTAAGTAAGGTATATAAGAAAAATATCCGGAATCCCAGCGAAACATTAGCGAAAAAAAAGTGCTGCGGCAACTACCTCCGCCGGTCGGCAGCGCGGATTCGGATCCGGATCAGGCAGGTTCCCGAAGCTTGTACCTATTCAATTCCTCCTTTCCCAGTTCCCGCAGCCAATGCCGCGGGCGGGGCGAGACGACGCTCCGCTCTTCCTCCTCCGCTACAGATGCGCCGCGCTAGAGATGCCGATGAGAGGGCTAGAAGGAAGCGGAGAGGCGGAGGGGGGCGACGCTGCTGCCGCTGGTAGCGGTAGTGGTGGAGGTCTGGAGGAGGGCTGCGTGGGAGAGCGTGAAGCTCTGCGCCGCTGCGCTGTGATGTGATCATGTGAAGCTTTTGTTTTGTTTAGCCGCAAAGGCCCGCGAGGCCGCGACCCTCCCGTGTCCTCCTACGAGGCGACGGTCCCACATGTCAAGGACAGTTTGGCACTTTGGCTGGGAGGACGGTGGCTCGGTGGCCTGGATATGAGGAGCCGACCAGGGTGCACTGATGATGCATCCTGATCCCCACATCAGCGTGGACGATCTGTGATCTGTCGATCTGCTAGCTAGGTTGATAGGTTAAGTAAATGACCGTCAGAGGGTGCACTGATGCGCCTCCAGAGTAATCAGTGGATGGTTTGCCGCTTGACAGCGTAGAGCGGCAGGGTGGCTATGGGTGACAGTGTActttaaattttacactatagaaCTTGTTTGAGAGCGAGTGTAATTGAAAGAATTGAGGGGGCTAGAATCCCTACCTTTTCATTTCGAAAATGATCTTCTTAAAGAATTCTCGCAACCTACAGGTTAACTCATATAGTTGTGTTCCAAAAATACCCTATAAGGTATCTCGTTGTTAAACCTTCAAACACATTAAAACAAAAGGTAATCTTGCCTTACGTACTCGATGGTACTACATATTCACCGGAGTGGATAGCATAATGTATTTTCTCCTAGTTACACTTATAGTTTATTTTCTCAAATCCTAATTCATGGGATCTTGCATCACAAAGGTTTTGGTTGCCACCATGTGCAACTTATGGGGTCCCAAAACTATCTCCTTCGATACATTATCTATCTTCTATCACATTCCTTGATAGACCTTTCATGAATGGACCTACGAAATTTTTAGATGTATTCACATAATCAATAGCTATCACTTTGGAGTTTCACAATTTTCTGACAAACTTTAATCGACCTTTCACATGTCTTAAGGACTTCAGATTATCCTTTGAACTTGCGACTTTCTTGATAAATGTTTGATTATCGCAGTTTATAAGGATAGTTGGAATTATTTTTTTCCATTATTGATAATCCATCAAGAGCTCTCTGAGCCATTCAACCTCAACAATAGTTGTATCTAATGTCATGAGTTATGCTTCTATGGTTGACCTCATCAATATGGTCTATTCCCACGACCTTCATCAAACAACCGCTCCTCCATGAGTAAATACATATCCACTCATTTCATTTATCTCATCAACATTAGAGATACAGTCAGAATCACTTTGCCTTGCAAGTATCTTAGGGTAATATCATTATGGTATGACACCTGAGTATTGT of Zea mays cultivar B73 chromosome 8, Zm-B73-REFERENCE-NAM-5.0, whole genome shotgun sequence contains these proteins:
- the LOC100281719 gene encoding uncharacterized protein LOC100281719, whose translation is MEDLLGSEIGKNDYDWLLTPPGTPRVPALEFAEETPSSNILLKRTATRSSSTTRASRLPVSQTENGHSMVPTRPTRSNSRPSIQSALMNGNNRTSVPNTSISSVTSRPTTPSRRSSTVVAPKQSVPAARTVPARSSTPVKTRLSTPAKTRPSTPTSTRPTAPNSSTDSSAAKTTSTHNVRPSTPNSRPRIVPNSSSGAAHTISRPSASSSTTSRSGSSSGNVPGISRATSLSSSSIPSMSHSSSRSSTPTRQPAIRSSAPAIGRSPSVGRSSSINSFTSVSQSAASSGRNSAPSSAPSSRPSSPNPRPRAPVRPLNIPDFPNEAPPNLRTKLPERPLSAGRSRPGMALGIRSTPNTEPSAASAPMKKVSVSAVSRSKFSDASSKTSTPTNGHQNRQAERSTVDSQANRPSRPVTGTDNGFGRSISKRSLDMAIRHMDIRQNLGGIRGASLFPQSTRSAAAKVRPARTSDPGHGISKGDQHRTDNGNSLNGHLYVSGDSNGALSRNGGSSTGSPDRESIRTKETLIELDIYGSSRYEAMLLSEDLRNTSWLHGFDDKPDQSPLFDHRFEPLPEPFSPL
- the LOC100281719 gene encoding uncharacterized protein isoform X1, giving the protein MVPTRPTRSNSRPSIQSALMNGNNRTSVPNTSISSVTSRPTTPSRRSSTVVAPKQSVPAARTVPARSSTPVKTRLSTPAKTRPSTPTSTRPTAPNSSTDSSAAKTTSTHNVRPSTPNSRPRIVPNSSSGAAHTISRPSASSSTTSRSGSSSGNVPGISRATSLSSSSIPSMSHSSSRSSTPTRQPAIRSSAPAIGRSPSVGRSSSINSFTSVSQSAASSGRNSAPSSAPSSRPSSPNPRPRAPVRPLNIPDFPNEAPPNLRTKLPERPLSAGRSRPGMALGIRSTPNTEPSAASAPMKKVSVSAVSRSKFSDASSKTSTPTNGHQNRQAERSTVDSQANRPSRPVTGTDNGFGRSISKRSLDMAIRHMDIRQNLGGIRGASLFPQSTRSAAAKVRPARTSDPGHGISKGDQHRTDNGNSLNGHLYVSGDSNGALSRNGGSSTGSPDRESIRTKETLIELDIYGSSRYEAMLLSEDLRNTSWLHGFDDKPDQSPLFDHRFEPLPEPFSPL